ttttaaccaatggGGCAGGCAGGCTTATTCAGTCTACCCCAAGGCAATTGTGgccatataatatatatatatatatatatatatatatatatatatatatatatatatatatatatatatatatatatatatatatatatatatatattagagtGAATATAAAAAAGTGATATGAAGATATTACTAATGGAGTAATTACTGTCTGATTTTAAAAAGGATGATTATgagtttaaacataaatcatgtaTGCTTCAACCTTTATTATCTGTTTTAACAGGAATCTACAGGCTGCCATTGGTGCATACTATGACTTTGAAAGTCCCAACATAATTACTCCATCCATGTCCTTTGTTGAAGATGTGACAATCGGAGAGGGAGAATCAGTTCCCCCAGATACACCCTTCACAAAGACCTGGAGGCTACAAAATCCAGGTAAGCCACGTGTTAAGCAATTTAGTTATTAACCAAATGAGAGCTTACAATGTGTAAAAGCTTGTTTACATCTGTAGGTGCAGAGTCTTGGCCTCCTGGAGTCAGTCTCAAGTACATAGGTGGGGATCAATTTGGACATGTTAACACGGTTATGGTCAAGTCTTTAGACCCCCAAGAAGTTACAGATGTAAGTGTCCAAATGAGGAGTCCCACAGCTCCTGGAATGTACCAAGGCCAGTGGAGAATGTGTACAGCAACAGGATTATTTTATGGTGGTAAGTCACAAACCTATTTCATTGTTATTAAATTTGGCTATAGTGAGCTTAAAACAATATGTTGAGAAATAAATTCAAATGTTGGAAGGTTTTGACAATTGAAATGCTCATGATGCCTTAAACTTGTGTTGATTTGTGATGTTTGTAACTTTGCATTAACAGAAAGTGCACCTCTGATCTGCTGTACTTCTTCCTGTATGTTTCCACAGATATAATTTGGGTAATACTCACTGTAGAAATTGGTGGTCTCCTTGGCGTGACTCAGCAACTGTCGTCCTTTGAGACTGAATTCAACACCCAACCACAGCGCAGTGTTCAAGGA
The sequence above is drawn from the Periophthalmus magnuspinnatus isolate fPerMag1 chromosome 5, fPerMag1.2.pri, whole genome shotgun sequence genome and encodes:
- the ilrun gene encoding protein ILRUN translates to MDGTDMDVDAELMQKFSCMGTTDKDVLITEFQRLLGFQLNPAGCAFFLDMTNWNLQAAIGAYYDFESPNIITPSMSFVEDVTIGEGESVPPDTPFTKTWRLQNPGAESWPPGVSLKYIGGDQFGHVNTVMVKSLDPQEVTDVSVQMRSPTAPGMYQGQWRMCTATGLFYGDIIWVILTVEIGGLLGVTQQLSSFETEFNTQPQRSVQGDFNPFASPQKNKHDATDSSFTDPGGTWEHTGDQNRLSHNALNRASNGLQTNLSVMTFGQGIHGPYPFGQS